The DNA region TAAATTATTGTTTGGTTGATTCAAAGTCCATAGAAGATATGATAATCTGTAAATCATGTTGTATTGGCGCAGGGACCTGCTAAGAAGTGGGAGGAGGTGCTGCTAAGTTTGGGGGTGGCAGGAAGTGAACCTGGAATCGAGGGGGAGGAAATAGCTCCACTAGCAAAGGAAAACGTTGCAACACCCCAAGAGCTATGGGAGGCCCAAAGCAAGAAGCACTCCAAAGACTAACACAAAGCATCTGCTACTGTTTGTCTAACAGTCAGAGAGCTGCCTCTATCATTATTCATTCTCGCCAGGAAAAATGTTGTTGGTCTTAGAGGTAGTAGTAATAGCATTGAGCGAACGATGTGACACCAACAGCCAACATTTAGTTTTAGGATTTTGATAGCCGAATCCCAACTAGTCCTTGTAGATCGGAGAGTatacactatatatataatgatattaTGTGCAAGTAAACAAAACCAACAATTGCATTTAGACTTTTCACTGGTTCTGTCCGTCACGAATAGACCAATCGTCTTGTTATAAACAGACATGCTAACAAGATCAAACTACATGGTTTTCTTTATACAGTAACTTCCCCTTTCCCATGGTCGTTGCAATAAGGAACAAATAAAGTAGTTGCATGTCAGTGTGCCATCCACTCGAGCACTAAAAGTAGATGTCACGGGCTCAATTTTGCAGGATTGCTGGATGATTTTAACCGATTATAAAAGACGAAGTTGGGACATGAGTCTTTCAAAAGCTCACATGTTTATATAACATGACATACAGGCTTTCTATGTGCAATAAAATGTTTGGAAATGAACAATCTTTCAAAAGCTCACATGGCTACATAAACATGGCATGCAGCGTTTTCTATGGGTGTAATAAAATACTCTCGCTATTAAAAGGGGACTCTTTTCTAGTTGCAAATGGTTTGATACAAGTCAGGCTTCTTTATACCCAGGTTTTGCTTAACCCAGAGCTACTTGACTGAAGGGGGAACGACGGAGTTCATCTAGTACAAAAGCTCAGGCGAGAGGCCCTAAAACTTTAAAAGACCGCTTAAAAACTACTGACAATGAATCAAGAAGAGCTATCGCTCAGAAAAGAGGCAAACTCATTATGAAATATCCAGCATGAGCTGCACAACTACACAGTGCATTCACTCACAGCCTACGGATGCTACCAAAACATGACCATCTAAACTAAAACTGCAGAAACCTAACATTCAATTTTTGGTGGTGAGGTCTACCTTAAGTATGATTCAGAAGCCAATTAAAGCATAAACTAGCCTACAGAGCATTCACTCACAGCCTACAGATGCTACCAAAACATGACCATCTAAACTAAAACTGCATAGACCTAACATTCAGTTTTTGGTGGTGAGGTCTACCTTAAGTATGATTCAGAAGCCAATTAAAGCATAAACTAGCCTACAGAGCATTCACTCATCCaaagtcaaaaagaaaaaagaaacataaaaagagagagaattcaaTATGAAGTAGCTACAATAGAGTCAGGATTTAGCACAATTTATAAGCTAATGCATTTTTCCTTTATCACAAGTTAGATGCGGTCAAGAAAGCATGCAATTTGAAGTAGATTTCTATACACAAAAGAACCATACACCAGCATTAAAGCATCTATTAAGataaaagcaaaaagcaaaTAATTCACATTTACCAATCACACAGGCATCTCTCACAAAATATACCCAGTGTGCATGACATTGGACCATACAAACCTTCTACCATATACAGCAGCGAAAGAAACACTACTGGATCCAATAGCCCAAAAAACAGAGAACATTAATCTTATAGACAGAAAAAGATAAATCAACGCCcaacacaactttttttttacgaCTTCCAACACAACATGGTGTAGGAAGCTGACTACAAAGCCATAATTGAAATCTCAAAGTTATACACAGCAAAATGTATGGATGAAGAACAGAGCACACAGCGACCAAAAGATGTACCGCACATAACAAGTCAACGGCGCCTCATTACCAACATTCAACTGCTAAACATATATCTTGATCAGGTAAAACCATTTAACTAATATAGCAACTTGTTAGCCTCATTGCATACGCAACAACACAAATTCAATGAATaacagaaagaaaagataattattgtctaaaaattttgaaacactaAAATATCTTCAAAAACACAATCGCATAACGTTCAAAAACACACTTCACTTCTCATCCTTAGAAGAtgcttgtaagttgtaactaacaaaaaaaacacTACATCGATAGGgtcaaacacttgaaaatataaATCCAGCTAGTACAAAACAGCTCCTAATCAAACAAGCTGAACCCCATATCATCATCACTCTCTTCCTTTGGTTCTTCCTGTAAAGTCACAAAAGAAGACACACAACGATCAGATAACTCAGGCCAAAACACTTTCAACGTGGAAAACCAACTCAgtaaaaaattacttaattgCTCCTATTTACCTTCTTTTCCTCAGGTGGAGGAGCAGCGGCAGCAGCACCGCCACCAGCACCAGCAGCTGGTGCAGCAACAGCAACTGCAGCACCACCGCCGGCGGACCCAGCGTTCAAAATGAGATCCTCAATGTTTCTCTTCTCGGCAAGCTTGGCAAACAAGCTTGGCCAATAAGATTCAACGTTCACGTTTGCTGCCTTCACCAATGTGGCAATCTTCTCCGACTATTACAAAcgatttaaggaaaaaaaacacacacacacaaatacgCACATCTTCCAGAAACATCCACACTAATAACTAtgctttcttttggtttttcacAGAGAtcattaaacaaagaaaaagggtataacttttttattataacaaCACAAGATTATAAATCTAAATGGGTTTCgcaaatattgagaaaaaaaaaaaaacaatattattttgatttcCACCATTTtctctacaaataaaatatagatacCCTTATCAAAATCGAAGAGAAAAGGATACGGTGATGGGAATACCATCGTCATGGAGGATCAAACAAGCGAGAGTGCAAGCTTGCTCTGAAGCCATGGATTTTTCTCTGAAAAGAACAAGTTGAAATGAAGGAGAAGATGAGGAGAAataaacaaatccaaaaaaacaaactaaTCAATCAATATCACAAATGAATAAACCTGAATATAGCTGAAAAGAAGAGGAAATGATGATTAACCTGAACTGAGGGATCTGGAGATTTTTTGCGATAGCTGTGTGGAATGCCTAGCGGCTGCTGCCCAGAGATACGCAAAGTTAGCTAGGGTTTGAGAATGTGCATATGCGAGGGAGATAGGGTTTTTATTGAGGTGGGAGAGAATTAATGGGCTCGACTCACTCGTTATTCGGCCCACTTTAGATTAGGCAGTCTATGTAAATGGACTAGGCCCATAACTTAGTTTTAT from Castanea sativa cultivar Marrone di Chiusa Pesio chromosome 6, ASM4071231v1 includes:
- the LOC142641276 gene encoding large ribosomal subunit protein P1-like; translated protein: MASEQACTLACLILHDDGIPITSEKIATLVKAANVNVESYWPSLFAKLAEKRNIEDLILNAGSAGGGAAVAVAAPAAGAGGGAAAAAPPPEEKKEEPKEESDDDMGFSLFD